Proteins co-encoded in one Setaria viridis chromosome 9, Setaria_viridis_v4.0, whole genome shotgun sequence genomic window:
- the LOC117840698 gene encoding uncharacterized protein isoform X2: MDTISQDDGVYGNLPVKAIANSHWINSGLKIPPVIGGGLTVEQFVSSHLAADCAPSVKDELCRVVNNFCTNANSLLSMFVGSFLKDLSGLIPSLSNTIPEAPQKPSCASSQANHSDLEECSDEYHTEDETSVDDIVSDDASEDKSDDENTSSDSYSDDDSSHDDASEESDDQHASIDASGNKLAHEQDGNDHNDICKKEVPGELFQEISVPPGYPDIAGLKQEPGSPASDRSLHQHIANENPIPVPSGNVQQEQQEWHVRRE, from the exons ATGGACACAATATCTCAAGATGATGGTGTCTATGGCAACCTTCCA GTAAAAGCTATTGCCAACAGCCATTGGATAAACTCTGGACTCAAAATTCCTCCAGTCATAGGAGGAGGACTAACTGTTGAGCAATTTGTATCTTCTCATCTGGCAGCTGATTGTGCTCCTTCT GTCAAGGATGAATTGTGTCGAGTGGTTAATAACTTCTGTACCAATGCTAACTCTCTTTTATCTATGTTTGTCGGTTCTTTTCTTAAAGATTTGTCTGGTTTGATCCCTTCCTTGTCAAATACTATCCCCGAGGCTCCTCAAAAGCCTAGTTGTGCGAGTTCTCAGGCTAATCACAGTGATTTAGAAGAATGTTCGGATGAGTACCATACTGAAGACGAAACTTCTGTAGATGATATTGTTTCTGATGATGCTAGTGAAGACAAATCAGACGATGAGAATACTAGCTCGGACTCCTATTCTGATGATGATAGCAGTCATGATGATGCTAGTGAAGAATCAGATGACCAACATGCTAGCATAGATGCATCTGGAAACAAACTTGCTCACGAGCAGGATGGCAATGACCATAATGACATTTGTAAGAAG GAAGTGCCAGGGGAGCTTTTTCAAGAAATTTCAGTTCCTCCTGGATATCCTGACATCGCAGGACTAAAACAGGAACCTGGATCACCTGCCAGTGATAGGAGTTTGCATCAGCACATTGCGAATGAGAATCCCATCCCTGTGCCTTCTGGGAATGTCCAGCAAGAACAACAAGAATGGCATGTTAGACGTGAATAG
- the LOC117840698 gene encoding uncharacterized protein isoform X1 — MDNRRHRSYSPPPHGSGSGKKQKCSGGKGFWISRCNPSNLIQTAKNFTLEQCDLIRRNGFGGLLNLKCRKNPPHLLYHWLAKHFNCATSELVFSNGTVIPVTAKSVQLILGIPYGNRKVKYEMDAQSTALMKQDYYSDGLPSRITSIVEQLSEMRKADDRFLRTFLLLAMSCFLCPTTSCRISPRCFPSLVDISSVAQLDWCDFVLKQLVSSIKRYKHRLTICGCMFFLAVHYLDHLDTGSYRVPSSIPRTRVWTTKVIEKVVNMDTISQDDGVYGNLPVKAIANSHWINSGLKIPPVIGGGLTVEQFVSSHLAADCAPSVKDELCRVVNNFCTNANSLLSMFVGSFLKDLSGLIPSLSNTIPEAPQKPSCASSQANHSDLEECSDEYHTEDETSVDDIVSDDASEDKSDDENTSSDSYSDDDSSHDDASEESDDQHASIDASGNKLAHEQDGNDHNDICKKEVPGELFQEISVPPGYPDIAGLKQEPGSPASDRSLHQHIANENPIPVPSGNVQQEQQEWHVRRE, encoded by the exons ATGGATAATAGAAGGCATCGAAGTTACTCACCACCTCCCCATGGATCTGGTTCCGGAAAGAAACAGAAGTGTTCAGGCGGCAAAGGG TTCTGGATTAGTCGTTGTAACCCTTCAAATCTTATACAAACTGCAAAGAATTTTACTCTGGAGCAATGTGATCTTATTAGAAGGAATGGTTTTGGTGGTTTGCTAAACTTGAAATGTCGGAAGAACCCACCTCATCTTCTTTATCACTGGCTTGCAAAACACTTTAATTGCGCAACTTCCGAGCTAGTGTTCAGCAATGGCACTGTCATTCCTGTTACAGCCAAGAGCGTCCAACTCATTCTAGGCATTCCTTATGGGAACAGGAAGGTTAAGTACGAAATGGACGCGCAAAGTACTGCCTTGATGAAACAGGACTATTATTCTGATGGTCTACCATCTAGAATTACAAGTATTGTTGAGCAACTTTCCGAAATGAGGAAGGCGGATGATCGTTTCTTAAGGACATTTCTTTTACTTGCTATGTCATGTTTCCTTTGCCCCACAACCAGTTGTCGCATCAGTCCACGTTGTTTTCCTTCCTTGGTTGATATAAGTTCAGTGGCACAGCTTGATTGGTGTGATTTTGTGTTAAAGCAACTTGTTTCTTCGATCAAGAGATACAAACACAGATTAACTATTTGTGGATGCATGTTTTTTCTTGCT GTTCATtatcttgatcatcttgatactGGATCCTATCGTGTCCCATCTTCTATTCCTAGGACTAGAGTGTGGACTACTAAGGTTATCGAAAAAGTTGTGAACATGGACACAATATCTCAAGATGATGGTGTCTATGGCAACCTTCCA GTAAAAGCTATTGCCAACAGCCATTGGATAAACTCTGGACTCAAAATTCCTCCAGTCATAGGAGGAGGACTAACTGTTGAGCAATTTGTATCTTCTCATCTGGCAGCTGATTGTGCTCCTTCT GTCAAGGATGAATTGTGTCGAGTGGTTAATAACTTCTGTACCAATGCTAACTCTCTTTTATCTATGTTTGTCGGTTCTTTTCTTAAAGATTTGTCTGGTTTGATCCCTTCCTTGTCAAATACTATCCCCGAGGCTCCTCAAAAGCCTAGTTGTGCGAGTTCTCAGGCTAATCACAGTGATTTAGAAGAATGTTCGGATGAGTACCATACTGAAGACGAAACTTCTGTAGATGATATTGTTTCTGATGATGCTAGTGAAGACAAATCAGACGATGAGAATACTAGCTCGGACTCCTATTCTGATGATGATAGCAGTCATGATGATGCTAGTGAAGAATCAGATGACCAACATGCTAGCATAGATGCATCTGGAAACAAACTTGCTCACGAGCAGGATGGCAATGACCATAATGACATTTGTAAGAAG GAAGTGCCAGGGGAGCTTTTTCAAGAAATTTCAGTTCCTCCTGGATATCCTGACATCGCAGGACTAAAACAGGAACCTGGATCACCTGCCAGTGATAGGAGTTTGCATCAGCACATTGCGAATGAGAATCCCATCCCTGTGCCTTCTGGGAATGTCCAGCAAGAACAACAAGAATGGCATGTTAGACGTGAATAG